The Zalophus californianus isolate mZalCal1 chromosome X, mZalCal1.pri.v2, whole genome shotgun sequence genome window below encodes:
- the SASH3 gene encoding SAM and SH3 domain-containing protein 3 isoform X3 codes for MLRRKPSNASDKEPTQKRKIPEDESGVPTAEDAGKSGKKLGKKWRAVISRTMNRKMGKMMVKALSEEMGDTLEEGSASPTSPEGSLDSPGPEKMVMAFSEQEECELPGLSRQASTGSELCSPSPGSSSFGEEPPAPQYTGPFCGRARVHTDFTPSPYDRDSLKLQKGDVIQIIEKPPVGTWLGLLNGRLGSFKFIYVDVLPEEAAGPARPSRRQSKGKRPKPKTLHELLERIGLEEHTSTLLLNGYQTLEDFKELRETHLNELNIMDPQHRAKLLTAAELLLDYDSPAAGSEEAEEGAESSQEPAANTVSGPKVDIPRDSGCFEGSESGRDEAELAGAEEQLQGLSLAGAP; via the exons ATGTTGCGCCGCAAACCCTCCAACGCCAGCGATAAGGAGCCCACTCAGAAGAGAAAG ATTCCAGAAGATGAGTCAGGTGTCCCTACCGCAGAAGATGCTGGGAAGAGTGGCAAAAAGCTGGGGAAAAAGTGGAGGGCCGTGATTTCCCGAACCATGAACAGGAAGATGGGCAAGATGATGGTGAAGGCGCTGTCAGAAGAGATG GGAGACACTCTGGAGGAGGGCTCCGCCTCCCCGACATCTCCAGAGGGAAGCCTGGACAGCCCCGGCCCCGAGAAGATGGTCATGGCCTTTTCTGAGCAGGAGGAGTGTGAGCTCCCGGGACTTAGCCGCCAGGCCTCCACGG GCAGTGAGCTCTGCAGCCCCAGCCCGGGTTCTAGCAGCTTCGGAGAGGAACCACCTGCCCCCCAGTACACAGGGCCCTTCTGTGGCAGGGCACGAGTCCACACCGACTTCACTCCCAGCCCCTATGACCGTGACTCGCTGAAACTGCAG AAAGGAGATGTGATCCAGATCATTGAGAAGCCACCTGTGGGCACGTGGCTGGGCCTGCTCAATGGCAGGCTGGGATCTTTCAAGTTCATCTACGTGGATGTGCTGCCTGAGGAGGCTGCGGGCCCCGCCCGCCCCAGTCGCCGACAAAGCAAGGGCAAGAGGCCCAAGCCCAAGACTCTGCATGAGCTGCTGGAGCGCATAGGCCTGGAG GAGCACACGTCCACCCTGCTGCTCAATGGCTACCAGACACTGGAGGACTTCAAAGAGCTACGGGAAACACACCTCAATGAGCTGAACATCATGGACCCACAGCACCGGGCCAAGCTGCTCACGGCCGCTGAGCTGCTGCTGGACTACGACA GCCCGGCAGCCGGCAGCGAGGAGGCGGAAGAGGGTGCGGAAAGCAGCCAGGAGCCAGCTGCAAACACAGTGTCTGGACCCAAGGTGGACATTCCTCGAGACTCTGGCTGCTTCGAGGGCTCAGAGAGCGGACGTGATGAGGCCGAGTTGGCAGGCGCTGAGGAGCAGCTGCAGGGCCTCTCCCTGGCCGGGGCGCCTTGA
- the SASH3 gene encoding SAM and SH3 domain-containing protein 3 isoform X2, producing the protein MLRRKPSNASDKEPTQKRKLSLQRSSSFKDFAKSKPSSPVVSEKEFNLDDNIPEDESGVPTAEDAGKSGKKLGKKWRAVISRTMNRKMGKMMVKALSEEMGDTLEEGSASPTSPEGSLDSPGPEKMVMAFSEQEECELPGLSRQASTGSELCSPSPGSSSFGEEPPAPQYTGPFCGRARVHTDFTPSPYDRDSLKLQKGDVIQIIEKPPVGTWLGLLNGRLGSFKFIYVDVLPEEAAGPARPSRRQSKGKRPKPKTLHELLERIGLEEHTSTLLLNGYQTLEDFKELRETHLNELNIMDPQHRAKLLTAAELLLDYDTGSEEAEEGAESSQEPAANTVSGPKVDIPRDSGCFEGSESGRDEAELAGAEEQLQGLSLAGAP; encoded by the exons ATGTTGCGCCGCAAACCCTCCAACGCCAGCGATAAGGAGCCCACTCAGAAGAGAAAG ctctCACTTCAGCGCTCCAGCAGCTTCAAGGATTTTGCCAAATCCAAACCCAGCTCCCCCGTGGTGAGCGAGAAGGAATTTAATCTGGATGATAAT ATTCCAGAAGATGAGTCAGGTGTCCCTACCGCAGAAGATGCTGGGAAGAGTGGCAAAAAGCTGGGGAAAAAGTGGAGGGCCGTGATTTCCCGAACCATGAACAGGAAGATGGGCAAGATGATGGTGAAGGCGCTGTCAGAAGAGATG GGAGACACTCTGGAGGAGGGCTCCGCCTCCCCGACATCTCCAGAGGGAAGCCTGGACAGCCCCGGCCCCGAGAAGATGGTCATGGCCTTTTCTGAGCAGGAGGAGTGTGAGCTCCCGGGACTTAGCCGCCAGGCCTCCACGG GCAGTGAGCTCTGCAGCCCCAGCCCGGGTTCTAGCAGCTTCGGAGAGGAACCACCTGCCCCCCAGTACACAGGGCCCTTCTGTGGCAGGGCACGAGTCCACACCGACTTCACTCCCAGCCCCTATGACCGTGACTCGCTGAAACTGCAG AAAGGAGATGTGATCCAGATCATTGAGAAGCCACCTGTGGGCACGTGGCTGGGCCTGCTCAATGGCAGGCTGGGATCTTTCAAGTTCATCTACGTGGATGTGCTGCCTGAGGAGGCTGCGGGCCCCGCCCGCCCCAGTCGCCGACAAAGCAAGGGCAAGAGGCCCAAGCCCAAGACTCTGCATGAGCTGCTGGAGCGCATAGGCCTGGAG GAGCACACGTCCACCCTGCTGCTCAATGGCTACCAGACACTGGAGGACTTCAAAGAGCTACGGGAAACACACCTCAATGAGCTGAACATCATGGACCCACAGCACCGGGCCAAGCTGCTCACGGCCGCTGAGCTGCTGCTGGACTACGACA CCGGCAGCGAGGAGGCGGAAGAGGGTGCGGAAAGCAGCCAGGAGCCAGCTGCAAACACAGTGTCTGGACCCAAGGTGGACATTCCTCGAGACTCTGGCTGCTTCGAGGGCTCAGAGAGCGGACGTGATGAGGCCGAGTTGGCAGGCGCTGAGGAGCAGCTGCAGGGCCTCTCCCTGGCCGGGGCGCCTTGA
- the SASH3 gene encoding SAM and SH3 domain-containing protein 3 isoform X1, with protein MLRRKPSNASDKEPTQKRKLSLQRSSSFKDFAKSKPSSPVVSEKEFNLDDNIPEDESGVPTAEDAGKSGKKLGKKWRAVISRTMNRKMGKMMVKALSEEMGDTLEEGSASPTSPEGSLDSPGPEKMVMAFSEQEECELPGLSRQASTGSELCSPSPGSSSFGEEPPAPQYTGPFCGRARVHTDFTPSPYDRDSLKLQKGDVIQIIEKPPVGTWLGLLNGRLGSFKFIYVDVLPEEAAGPARPSRRQSKGKRPKPKTLHELLERIGLEEHTSTLLLNGYQTLEDFKELRETHLNELNIMDPQHRAKLLTAAELLLDYDSPAAGSEEAEEGAESSQEPAANTVSGPKVDIPRDSGCFEGSESGRDEAELAGAEEQLQGLSLAGAP; from the exons ATGTTGCGCCGCAAACCCTCCAACGCCAGCGATAAGGAGCCCACTCAGAAGAGAAAG ctctCACTTCAGCGCTCCAGCAGCTTCAAGGATTTTGCCAAATCCAAACCCAGCTCCCCCGTGGTGAGCGAGAAGGAATTTAATCTGGATGATAAT ATTCCAGAAGATGAGTCAGGTGTCCCTACCGCAGAAGATGCTGGGAAGAGTGGCAAAAAGCTGGGGAAAAAGTGGAGGGCCGTGATTTCCCGAACCATGAACAGGAAGATGGGCAAGATGATGGTGAAGGCGCTGTCAGAAGAGATG GGAGACACTCTGGAGGAGGGCTCCGCCTCCCCGACATCTCCAGAGGGAAGCCTGGACAGCCCCGGCCCCGAGAAGATGGTCATGGCCTTTTCTGAGCAGGAGGAGTGTGAGCTCCCGGGACTTAGCCGCCAGGCCTCCACGG GCAGTGAGCTCTGCAGCCCCAGCCCGGGTTCTAGCAGCTTCGGAGAGGAACCACCTGCCCCCCAGTACACAGGGCCCTTCTGTGGCAGGGCACGAGTCCACACCGACTTCACTCCCAGCCCCTATGACCGTGACTCGCTGAAACTGCAG AAAGGAGATGTGATCCAGATCATTGAGAAGCCACCTGTGGGCACGTGGCTGGGCCTGCTCAATGGCAGGCTGGGATCTTTCAAGTTCATCTACGTGGATGTGCTGCCTGAGGAGGCTGCGGGCCCCGCCCGCCCCAGTCGCCGACAAAGCAAGGGCAAGAGGCCCAAGCCCAAGACTCTGCATGAGCTGCTGGAGCGCATAGGCCTGGAG GAGCACACGTCCACCCTGCTGCTCAATGGCTACCAGACACTGGAGGACTTCAAAGAGCTACGGGAAACACACCTCAATGAGCTGAACATCATGGACCCACAGCACCGGGCCAAGCTGCTCACGGCCGCTGAGCTGCTGCTGGACTACGACA GCCCGGCAGCCGGCAGCGAGGAGGCGGAAGAGGGTGCGGAAAGCAGCCAGGAGCCAGCTGCAAACACAGTGTCTGGACCCAAGGTGGACATTCCTCGAGACTCTGGCTGCTTCGAGGGCTCAGAGAGCGGACGTGATGAGGCCGAGTTGGCAGGCGCTGAGGAGCAGCTGCAGGGCCTCTCCCTGGCCGGGGCGCCTTGA